A genome region from Triticum aestivum cultivar Chinese Spring chromosome 2B, IWGSC CS RefSeq v2.1, whole genome shotgun sequence includes the following:
- the LOC123040783 gene encoding cytochrome b561 and DOMON domain-containing protein At5g47530-like yields MAASALHSTGTAAMSLSLFLLATIAASSFSPANAQASSSCASHTFSSNQLYVSCAALPRLGTTLHYNYTAAANTVAVAFRAPQTSKAGGWVAWGLNPNGTGMVGTQAVVAFRHSNGSLVAYPTLLDSYAPSMAPADAAELAFPVSDVAAEYAKNGKEMVVYATVALPGKGSKFTHVWQQGGSVVDDVPAAHPTTGDNVLSTGTIDFSK; encoded by the coding sequence ATGGCAGCTTCAGCTCTCCACTCCACTGGCACTGCGGCCatgtctctctccctcttcctGCTCGCAACCATCGCCGCCTCGTCCTTCTCTCCGGCCAACGCACAGGCGTCGTCGTCATGCGCGAGCCACACCTTCTCGAGCAACCAGCTCTACGTGTCGTGCGCCGCCCTGCCGCGCCTCGGCACCACGCTGCACTACAACTACACGGCCGCGGCCAACACCGTGGCCGTGGCGTTCCGCGCGCCGCAGACGAGCAAGGCCGGCGGGTGGGTGGCGTGGGGGCTCAACCCTAACGGCACGGGCATGGTGGGCACGCAGGCCGTGGTGGCGTTCCGGCACTCCAACGGCAGCCTCGTCGCGTACCCGACGCTGCTCGACAGCTACGCGCCGTCCATGGCGCCCGCAGACGCCGCGGAGCTGGCGTTCCCCGTGTCGGACGTGGCGGCGGAGTACGCGAAGAACGGCAAGGAGATGGTCGTGTACGCGACGGTCGCGCTGCCCGGGAAGGGGAGCAAGTTCACCCACGTGTGGCAGCAGGGGGGCTCGGTGGTGGACGACGTGCCGGCGGCGCACCCCACCACCGGGGATAACGTCCTCTCAACGGGCACCATCGATTTCAGCAAGTGA
- the LOC123040784 gene encoding putative disease resistance protein At1g50180: MAESAVKAVVGNVSKLAVWETSLLCGVTGEVGFLKDELKRLKCYLRSADAKRKSGDECVATWLSQIRDVTYESENVIEAADYMEKRNRLKNGFLGAISRYARLPSDMVTLHKVGVEIQRIRRKISEIFDSANRLNIDLDTSVLGKCCVEDEFPRGNDLMDQNFEDDVVIVGFEDECQEITDRLVDKENNTLSAISIVAMGGAGKTSLVRKIYTSSRVKEHFDTVAWVTVSQKFKAVDLLTSIVGQIMGARVGFNICECEVGKEIHNFLLQKRFLIVLDDVWETDTWEQINKMVKAFPDVANGSRVLLTTRKQDVANHVQMPTHVHHLKKLDEEKSWELFSSKALPSYSRCAVCDVDEFEELGKKLAKKCNGLPLALAVFGGYLSKNLNRETWINILLSWPSTKDGQMMRDILARSYNDLPDHYLRSCFLYVGAFPEDYEISVSDLIELWIAECFIPHTPKHTLEEIARKYVTELAQRSLVQVVSRSRAHGWIERIRIHDILRDWCIEEAREDGFLDMIDKTACWDSASSFERTLSYRASFQNFSGQILQATTPNLRTLVGFELSSIFLPKLRFLRVLHIENSDLENFSPAIGGCIHLRCLRLRRCGNVTLPSSIEELLYLQIIDLRKTNLDSTLPNSLWNIPTLRHVYLSSAFSSPRSVGHKELQTLWLTCASVGTKYRYHDMVTFLRKMRQLTTLFLVMKPMHAKIMNIFAYMPHLVDIHLASFGVLDKLPESNHFPQSLRHLYLEADVIELDPMPILEKLPCLVVLELSGYKGRTMSFSAQGFPRLQELKLDNFSVEEWRMEVGTMPKLSHLKLWLCKEMWKLPNGLLHLPSLTNLKLVSKSPIS, translated from the exons ATGGCTGAGTCTGCTGTTAAGGCCGTGGTCGGGAATGTGAGCAAACTTGCGGTTTGGGAAACCTCACTTTTATGTGGTGTCACAGGTGAAGTAGGATTCTTGAAAGATGAACTGAAGCGGTTAAAGTGCTACCTTAGATCTGCTGATGCTAAACGGAAATCAGGAGACGAGTGTGTGGCTACCTGGCTCAGCCAGATCAGGGACGTGACATATGAGTCCGAGAATGTCATTGAAGCTGCAGATTACATGGAGAAGAGAAACAGGCTGAAGAATGGATTCTTGGGTGCCATTTCAAGGTATGCTCGCTTGCCAAGTGACATGGTTACCCTTCATAAAGTTGGTGTTGAAATTCAGCGTATAAGAAGGAAGATCAGTGAGATATTTGACAGTGCAAACCGTTTGAATATTGATTTAGATACTAGTGTTCTAGGTAAGTGTTGTGTCGAGGATGAGTTTCCACGAGGCAATGATCTCATGGATCAAAACTTTGAGGATGATGTTGTCATTGTTGGTTTTGAGGATGAGTGCCAGGAAATAACGGACAGGTTAGTCGACAAAGAGAACAATACTCTTAGTGCTATCTCCATAGTTGCCATGGGTGGGGCGGGAAAAACATCACTCGTCAGAAAAATCTACACTTCATCAAGAGTAAAAGAACACTTCGACACAGTTGCTTGGGTGACTGTGTCTCAAAAGTTCAAGGCCGTTGATTTACTCACAAGTATTGTGGGACAAATAATGGGGGCCAGAGTTGGTTTTAATATCTGTGAGTGTGAGGTGGGAAAGGAGATACATAATTTTCTGTTGCAAAAAAGATTCTTAATAGTTCTTGATGATGTTTGGGAAACAGATACATGGGAGCAAATAAACAAAATGGTTAAAGCATTTCCAGATGTAGCTAATGGTAGTCGAGTGCTGTTAACCACACGAAAGCAAGATGTTGCGAATCATGTGCAAATGCCAACTCATGTCCATCATTTGAAGAAGTTAGACGAAGAGAAAAGTTGGGAACTTTTTAGTAGCAAAGCTTTACCATCATACAGCAGGTGTGCTGTATGTGATGTGGATGAGTTTGAAGAACTAGGAAAGAAGCTTGCAAAGAAATGTAATGGATTACCGCTTGCACTTGCAGTTTTTGGGGGTTATCTATCAAAAAATCTGAACAGAGAAACATGGATCAATATACTCTTGAGCTGGCCATCAACCAAAGACGGACAGATGATGCGAGACATACTAGCTCGCAGTTACAACGACCTACCAGATCATTATTTAAGATCATGTTTCCTCTATGTTGGTGCTTTCCCCGAGGATTATGAAATATCTGTGTCGGATCTTATTGAGTTATGGATAGCAGAATGCTTCATTCCACATACACCAAAACATACACTGGAAGAAATAGCACGTAAGTATGTAACTGAGTTAGCTCAAAGAAGCTTGGTCCAAGTAGTTAGTAGAAGCAGAGCACATGGATGGATTGAAAGAATAAGGATCCATGATATCTTGCGTGACTGGTGCAtagaagaagcaagagaagacggctttCTTGATATGATTGACAAAACTGCAT GCTGGGATAGCGCATCATCATTCGAAAGGACGCTATCCTATCGCGCTTCATTCCAAAACTTCAGCGGTCAGATTTTACAGGCAACAACTCCTAATCTACGAACTCTGGTTGGCTTTGAACTTTCATCAATATTCCTACCTAAGCTGAGATTCCTGAGAGTTCTTCACATTGAAAACTCAGACCTCGAGAATTTCTCTCCAGCCATTGGTGGGTGCATTCATCTAAGGTGCCTTAGGTTGAGAAGATGTGGAAATGTAACACTCCCTTCTTCAATTGAAGAACTCCTTTACTTGCAGATTATAGACCTGAGGAAAACAAACTTGGACTCAACACTACCAAACTCTCTCTGGAACATTCCCACTCTAAGGCATGTTTACCTGAGCAGTGCATTTTCTTCACCAAGGAGTGTGGGACACAAAGAGCTCCAGACCTTATGGTTGACTTGTGCGTCTGTTGGTACCAAATATCGCTATCATGACATGGTGACGTTTTTGAGAAAAATGAGACAACTAACAACCTTGTTCTTGGTAATGAAGCCCATGCATGCTAAGATAATGAATATATTTGCGTACATGCCTCACCTGGTTGATATTCATCTCGCCAGTTTTGGTGTGCTTGATAAGCTTCCAGAGAGTAATCACTTCCCGCAGAGCCTTCGGCATCTCTATCTAGAAGCTGATGTCATTGAACTAGACCCGATGCCGATCCTGGAGAAGCTTCCTTGTCTTGTGGTGTTGGAGTTGTCAGGGTATAAAGGCCGAACCATGTCATTTTCTGCCCAAGGGTTTCCTCGTCTCCAAGAGTTAAAACTTGATAATTTCTCCGTCGAGGAGTGGAGGATGGAGGTAGGAACAATGCCAAAGCTCTCCCACCTGAAACTTTGGTTGTGCAAGGAGATGTGGAAGTTACCCAACGGATTGTTGCACCTTCCATCCCTCACGAATTTGAAATTAGTCAGTAAGTCCCCGATTTCTTGA